In Aspergillus fumigatus Af293 chromosome 2, whole genome shotgun sequence, a genomic segment contains:
- a CDS encoding putative plasma membrane SNARE protein (Sec9) has translation MGLFKKSGDDDDSSNRRALFGSRSKSKSPAPPANPYAKPAPIDPYTRAKMNAGVAPLPPSEQPAGSGSTKGRSPISTPAPGGIPGDNKIQGYAPNQYGNQGGYGADRFGNAGGASTSRYGPGGYGGLGSTDPNDPTAADRDALFGGARDRVQQQQQNGPPPPYSEPNNAYGGGSNEYNTSTYQERQLTAEEEEEEEIQNIKQEMRFIKQGDVASTRNALRVAAQAEETGRETLARLGAQGERIHDTEKALDVAAIEGRLAEEKAKELKTLNKSMFAVHVSNPFTSARRRRERDEKIIETHRAERATREGTRNEAYQTNQRMERTFREIEREAGKPRGKSRTNVTERAKYQFEADSEDEAMEDEIEQNLDLLSGAASRLNGLARATGRELDEQNRHLERIMGKSDFVDDQIAMNRAKLDRIH, from the exons ATGGGCTTATTCAAGAAGTccggcgacgatgatgactcGTCCAACCGCCGGGCCCTTTTTGGTTCCCGATCCAAGAGCAAgagtccagctcctcctgcgAACCCATATGCGAAGCCAGCACCAATTGACCCGTATACCAGAGCCAAAATGAACGCTGGAGTAGCCCCTCTTCCGCCCTCTGAACAGCCTGCTGGATCAGGCTCGACGAAAGGACGCTCTCCCATCAGCACCCCTGCACCTGGAGGCATCCCAGGCGATAACAAGATTCAAGGCTATGCTCCCAACCAGTATGGCAATCAAGGCGGATACGGCGCTGATCGATTTGGTAATGCTGGTGGTGCCTCGACCTCCCGATACGGCCCTGGTGGTTATGGAGGATTAGGCAGCACCGATCCGAATGACCCCACAGCAGCAGATAGGGACGCACTTTTTGGAGGAGCTAGGGACCGGgtacaacagcagcaacagaatggtcctcctcctccatactCAGAACCGAACAATGCTTACGGCGGCGGAAGCAATGAGTACAACACTTCCACGTATCAGGAGAGACAGCTCACtgcggaagaagaggaagaggaggaaattcAGAACATCAAGCAGGAGATGCGATTCATCAAGCAAGGCGATGTCGCATCGACTCGCAATGCTCTGCGCGTGGCTGCGCAGGCTGAGGAAACCGGCCGCGAAACGCTCGCCCGCCTTGGGGCCCAAGGGGAAAGAATTCATGACACCGAGAAAGCCTTGGATGTTGCCGCTATCGAGGGCCGACTtgctgaagagaaagcaaaggaGCTGAAAACTCTCAATAAGAGCATGTTCGCGGTGCACGTGTCAAACCCATTTACTAGCGCCAGGAGACGACGGGAACGAGACGAGAAGATCATTGAGACCCATCGTGCTGAACGGGCAACTCGGGAAGGCACGCGCAATGAGGCATATCAGACCAACCAGAGAATGGAGCGCACATTCAGGGAGATTGAAAGAGAAGCAGGTAAACCGCGTGGCAAGAGCAGGACCAATGTCACGGAGCGTGCCAAGTATCAATTTGAGGCAGACAGTGAGGATGAAGCTatggaggatgagatcgagCAGAATCTGGATCTTCTGTCCGGTGCTGCCAGTCGCCTGAATGGACTTGCTCGTGCCACAGGCCGCGAACTTGACGAGCAGAACAGACACCTAGAACGGATCATGGGCAAG AGCGATTTCGTCGACGACCAAATTGCTATGAATCGGGCCAAGCTGGACCGTATTCATTAA
- a CDS encoding Sec1 family protein produces the protein MAPYPGSDADYIKDKARRDLLTLLEGVRGKKNLVISQNLAGPVGIFVKFSQLQEYGVDRVFLLENANVDSSQRNVVFLIHAEKIRQVQIVAEQIKRLQQNGNVEHEFFIFWLPRRTFVSNKILEDAGIIGDVNIFEFPLYFVPLEQDVLSLELDDSFGDLYLHKDPGCIFLAAKALMDIQQRHGYFPRIIGKGDHARRLADLLLRMRKELDAEESSGLRGPSARGLLPSASTESLIIIDRMVDFGTPLLTQLTYEGLIDEFVGIKNNQADVDTAIVGANSVPQAQESSKAPQQTLKQGQKRKIQLDSSDQLFSQVRDANFAIVGDILNKVARRLESEYETRHAAKTASELREFVNKLPAYQLEHQSLRVHTNLAQEIMRNTRSDIFRKVLEVQQNNAAGTDPTYQHDTIEELIARDVPLKTVLRLLCLESCMSGGLRSRDLENFKKQIVHAYGHQHILTFSALEKMELLQPRSSAATMLIPTAGAQPGTKTNYNYLRKNLRLLVEEVSEKDPNDIAYVYSGFAPLSIRLVQCVLQKPYIFSLVKGGAASATSTPASTASPGWLGFEDVVKSARGATFSIVQKGDDKAVRARQTLSGNNATKIVYVFLLGGATFTEIAALRFIAAQEAPRRRIVICTTSIINGDRMMEAAIEKGSFAKTEG, from the exons ATGGCGCCATATCCTGGGTCTGATGCTGACTATATCAAGGACAAGGCGCGGAGGGACTTGTTGACCCTCCTTGAAGGC GTGCGTGGTAAGAAGAATCTTGTCATCAGCCAAAATCTGGCAGGCCCAGTCGGGATTTTTGTCAAATTTTCCCAACTCCAAGAATACGGCGTAGATCGAGTCTTTCTGCTCGAGAATGCCAATGTGGACTCATCCCAACGGAATGTCGTCTTCCTAATCCATGCTGAGAAGATACGCCAGGTGCAAATAGTAGCAG AGCAAATCAAGCGTCTACAGCAGAACGGCAATGTTGAGCATGAATTTTTCATATTTTGGCTACCCAGACGAACATTTGTAAGCAATAAGATCCTTGAAGATGCAGGAATCATTGGCGATGTGAATATCTTCGAGTTTCCCCTGTATTTTGTACCTCTCGAACAAGATGTCCTTTCCCTGGAATTGGACGACTCCTTCGGTGATCTCTACTTG CATAAAGATCCAGGTTGTATCTTCCTCGCCGCAAAGGCTCTCATGGATATTCAGCAAAGACATGGTTATTTTCCTCGAATCATTGGGAAGGGAGATCACGCGCGCCGACTCGCAGACCTTCTGTTGCGGATGAGAAAGGAGCTCGATGCTGAAGAGAGCTCCGGTTTGAGGGGCCCTTCTGCAAGAGGACTTCTGCCCAGCGCGAGTACCGAAAGTCTGATCATCATTGACCGGATGGTGGACTTCGGCACTCCACTACTCACGCAGCTCACGTATGAGGGCTTAATTGATGAGTTTGTCGGGATCAAGAATAACCAGGCAGATGTTGATACGGCTATCGTTGGAGCCAACTCTGTTCCCCAGGCGCAGGAGTCTTCCAAGGCTCCCCAACAAACCCTAAAGCAGGGGCAGAAGCGGAAGATTCAACTGGACTCTTCTGATCAGCTGTTTAGCCAAGTGCGTGATGCAAACTTTGCCATAGTCGGCGATATTCTGAATAAGGTGGCGCGGCGTCTAGAAAGCGAGTATGAGACTCGTCATGCGGCCAAGACGGCTTCAGAGCTACGCGAATTCGTGAATAAACTGCCAGCTTATCAATTGGAACACCAAAGTCTTCGCGTTCATACGAACCTCGCCCAAGAGATAATGAGAAACACGCGTTCAGATATTTTTCGCAAAGTTCTTGAAGTCCAGCAAAATAATGCTGCGGGCACTGACCCAACGTATCAACATGATACCATCGAAGAGTTGATTGCCCGGGATGTGCCTCTTAAGACTGTTCTCCGTCTGCTGTGCCTGGAGTCGTGCATGTCAGGCGGACTCCGTTCTCGAGATCTCGAGAATTTCAAGAAGCAGATTGTCCACGCCTACGGACATCAGCACATACTGACCTTCTCTGCCCTGGAGAAAATGGAGCTCCTGCAGCCCCGTTCCTCGGCTGCCACCATGCTTATTCCGACTGCTGGTGCTCAGCCAGGAACTAAGACAAATTATAACTACTTACGGAAGAACCTACGCCTGCTGGTGGAAGAAGTCAGTGAGAAAGACCCGAACGACATTGCCTACGTCTACAGCGGCTTCGCTCCACTCAGCATTCGTCTTGTCCAATGCGTTCTGCAGAAACCCTATATATTCTCACTCGTCAAGGGCGGTGCTGCCTCTGCTACCTCCACCCCTGCAAGCACTGCATCCCCCGGCTGGCTCGGATTCGAAGACGTGGTAAAGAGCGCCCGTGGCGCGACTTTCAGCATTGTTCAGAAGGGAGATGATAAGGCAGTTCGTGCGCGACAGACGCTGAGCGGCAACAATGCCACCAAGATTGTATATGTATTCCTCCTAGGTGGAGCGACCTTCACGGAGATTGCTGCACTGCGATTCATCGCAGCTCAGGAGGCCCCCCGCCGACGGATTGTCATTTGCACAACGagcatcatcaacggcgaTCGAATGATGGAGGCAGCTATCGAGAAGGGAAGTTTCGCAAAGACCGAGGGATGA
- a CDS encoding telomere length regulation TEL2 family protein produces the protein MEALTTVNITTRDSGSNLSPAAEKISLDGLQNRQTGSAARLDNNATSSDHILAVLKSKPDQDNIAHVLSILDPANKKALPPDFDIRVPSAKATQVINVLVNVTIPDHWEYLKETKGEASKLRGMFLRCFSSVAGLSCLVTQLRSLIPAARAAPQNAEGSSNRIRLAEILSVISALLKPADFLLRLYNDIDAIYTNETQKQLAWKELIALLGASKVLPAAAEALSLIKDFTGLAKLSWLGEGTQYASWLGLNVCQMVSRINPNNDAGLKAAALLMARSLSIGYTDHLVREIYSGLLLDRALPTHFDSFYDKLRPTDQLAFLESVFRDLQKRFFPVSISYLDFANTSDQTVEGVAALCSIIICKRPHLVSQLADWLAKGQAGSIHTVGLRRALLAALSDRKDIIQNLLSSSLEQSGDKFYIRHAPMSSQEANAQVVLLAAGCLQRLDSCAVKDTGRSSIFLNTVSNRLAASASKARLLGMIIGTAISQLIEEPGKAMKFDLEEMESDEAVSYLDLVKKADRVGRLDYIRISEEQSAKEHRPPAQGPSSTRTVGAQASTTQSVKIVSIEEIGDSENDESEEDDDLIPYEKPDEDPSDSDDDPTLVQRNKPTPPVYIRDLITGLRDTENLERFELAVTTAPTLIRRKTGFGTELAENVEELALVLVGLQEQTKLPKFHECRLQSMIALIVSQPLKMGRWFAAVFFDGDLSQTQRSAVLTALGLSARQLAGNSEEDVRTLGLPILPDTSFPTRRLPANVEDLYLTNDSPIASLTKTLSKASLEPIAAQAADAASGPNALKVRTFSSRMEVEKKRQQRQAQRQKSTVGDLHRVLSEGFFYPLTARFALMMTQFSSSTAPSYNPFLIPHLLCLFIQTLTLILSTMGPHNPYLPNLTQETLTFLLSLYTRPLSEDPSIVSALLSLFLAVLDLNVASGSSGEERLVTEFATQVIELREWAGSVFDRTPAAQGVDDPREQVRLLAAGVMVKLGEVTERYQGRLMGVNSGFKY, from the exons TGATCAGGATAATATCGCTCATGTACTCTCCATACTTGATCCCGCAAACAAAAaggctcttcctccagattTTGATATCAGGGTCCCGAGCGCAAAGGCCACTCAGGTAATCAATGTCTTAGTGAACGTCACGATTCCCGATCATTGGGAATATCTGAAGGAGACAAAGGGCGAAGCTAGTAAACTACGAGGCATGTTCTTGCGATGTTTCAGCAGCGTTGCTGGACTGAGTTGCTTGGTCACTCAGCTTCGATCTCTGATTCCCGCAGCACGAGCAGCACCTCAAAATGCGGAAGGATCGAGTAATCGTATTCGACTTGCAGAGATTCTGTCGGTTATCTCTGCCCTGCTGAAACCGGCAGACTTTCTGTTGCGCCTTTACAATGACATCGATGCTATTTACACTAATGAAACCCAGAAGCAGCTAGCTTGGAAGGAGCTTATTGCTCTTCTTGGTGCCAGCAAAGTCCTACCTGCTGCCGCAGAAGCACTGAGCTTAATAAAAGACTTTACAGGCCTCGCGAAGCTCTCTTGGCTTGGTGAAGGAACTCAATATGCTTCTTGGTTGGGGTTGAATGTATGTCAGATGGTCTCGAGGATTAATCCTAACAACGACGCGGGTCTAAAAGCAGCTGCTCTTCTAATGGCGCGGTCATTAAGTATTGGCTACACAG ATCACCTTGTAAGGGAAATCTATTCGGGCCTTCTACTAGACAGAGCTCTTCCAACACATTTTGACTCTTTCTACGACAAACTTCGGCCTACTGACCAACTGGCGTTTCTCGAGTCAGTCTTCCGCGACCTGCAGAAGAGGTTTTTTCCGGTTAGCATCTCCTACCTGGACTTTGCGAATACGTCCGACCAAACCGTTGAAGGAGTTGCGGCCTTGTGCTCAATCATCATTTGCAAACGTCCACACCTAGTGAGTCAGCTAGCAGACTGGCTTGCAAAAGGTCAAGCTGGCTCAATACATACTGTCGGTCTTCGCCGAGCGCTACTAGCAGCTTTATCGGATAGAAAGG ATATAATTCAAAATTTGCTCTCTAGTAGCCTCGAACAATCTGGCGATAAGTTTTACATCAGACACGCCCCGATGAGCAGTCAAGAAG CCAATGCTCAAGTTGTTCTCTTGGCTGCTGGGTGCCTTCAACGGCTGGATAGCTGTGCAGTCAAGGACACAGGGCGTTCTAGTATTTTTCTGAACACCGTCTCGAATCGTTTAGCAGCCTCGGCCTCCAAAGCCCGCCTTCTCGGTATGATCATCGGCACCGCAATCTCGCAACTCATTGAGGAGCCGGGAAAAGCTATGAaatttgatcttgaagaaatGGAAAGCGACGAAGCAGTCTCGTATCTGGACTTAGTCAAAAAGGCAGATCGCGTGGGAAGATTGGATTATATCAGAATATCGGAAGAACAATCAGCTAAGGAGCATCGTCCGCCCGCTCAAGGACCATCTTCTACGCGAACTGTGGGCGCGCAAGCGTCCACCACACAATCGGTCAAGATTGTGTCAATAGAAGAGATTGGGGATTCGGAGAATGATGAGagcgaagaggatgatgatctaATACCGTACGAGAAGCCTGACGAGGACCCATCGGATTCCGACGATGACCCGACCCTTGTACAACGCAACAAACCGACACCACCAGT ATACATTCGCGATTTGATAACTGGCTTGCGGGACACGGAGAACCTCGAACGATTTGAATTGGCCGTAACCACTGCCCCTACTCTGATTAGACGCAAGACTGGCTTCGGAACCGAGCTGGCTGAAAatgtggaggagctggctCTTGTCCTGGTCGGACTGCAGGAGCAGACTAAACTCCCTAAGTTCCATGAATGTCGGTTACAGAGTATGATTGCCTTAATTGTATCGCAACCGCTGAAAATGGGCCGCTGGTTCGCTGCGGTATTCTTCGATGGAGATTTGTCCCAGACCCAGCGGTCCGCAGTCCTCACGGCGTTGGGTCTAAGCGCTCGCCAGTTAGCAGGAAAcagcgaggaagatgttCGCACACTTGGATTGCCGATCTTGCCCGACACTTCCTTCCCAACCAGGAGGCTGCCGGCAAACGTGGAGGACTTATATCTGACCAATGATTCCCCCATCGCGAGTCTCACAAAGACCCTCTCAAAAGCGTCACTTGAACCAATTGCAGCTCAAGCTGCGGACGCCGCGTCTGGTCCGAATGCACTCAAGGTGCGAACATTTTCGTCACGAATGGAGGTCGAGAAGAAACGCCAGCAGCGACAAGCGCAGCGACAAAAGTCGACGGTCGGGGACCTTCACAGAGTCTTATCAGAGGGCTTCTTCTATCCTCTAACAGCTCGTTttgcattgatgatgacgcAATTCTCCTC GTCAACCGCACCCTCGTACAACCCTTTTCTGATTCCGCATCTCCTctgtctcttcatccagaCACTAACACTCATCCTTTCCACCATGGGGCCCCACAACCCGTACCTTCCTAATCTCACTCAGGAGACGTTGACTTTTCTCCTCTCGCTCTACACGAGACCGCTTTCGGAGGACCCTTCGATCGTCTCCGCACTGCTCTCGCTGTTCCTCGCAGTACTGGATTTGAACGTCGCGTCAGGCTCCTCCGGCGAGGAACGACTCGTCACTGAATTTGCGACTCAAGTAATCGAGCTGCGCGAGTGGGCTGGGTCGGTTTTTGACCGAACTCCGGCGGCACAGGGGGTGGATGACCCTCGGGAACAGGTCAGACTATTGGCTGCAGGAGTCATGGTGAAATTGGGTGAAGTAACGGAGAGATACCAAGGGCGGTTAATGGGTGTCAACTCTGGATTTAAGTATTAG